One Thermosipho atlanticus DSM 15807 DNA window includes the following coding sequences:
- the rplU gene encoding 50S ribosomal protein L21 — translation MYAIVESGGKQFRVEPGKVFFTEKIVGKAEGEAVTFDKVIMVKTDDGKTLVGKPYLDNVEITGTIVEHGRARKILVGKFRPRKNYKRIKGHRQWYTAVKIEKIEVK, via the coding sequence GTGTACGCTATTGTAGAGAGCGGAGGAAAGCAGTTTCGTGTCGAACCAGGAAAAGTTTTCTTTACAGAAAAGATAGTTGGAAAAGCAGAGGGTGAAGCGGTTACATTTGACAAAGTTATAATGGTCAAGACGGATGATGGGAAAACGCTTGTGGGAAAACCCTATCTAGATAATGTAGAGATTACGGGTACTATTGTTGAACACGGAAGGGCAAGAAAGATTTTAGTTGGGAAATTTAGACCGAGAAAAAACTACAAGAGAATAAAAGGTCACAGACAATGGTACACAGCGGTAAAAATTGAAAAAATAGAAGTAAAATGA
- a CDS encoding ribosomal-processing cysteine protease Prp, protein MIKCTFLKESGFFEKFIITGHSLYARKGKDIICAAVSTVSQHTARFLEKKGAQLKIEEGYLEVKDIAKDEFSQTFVEELLTTLKDLEEQFGRFIKVEVKNDEN, encoded by the coding sequence ATGATTAAATGCACCTTTTTAAAAGAAAGTGGGTTTTTTGAAAAGTTTATTATAACAGGACATTCGTTATACGCTAGAAAGGGAAAAGATATAATCTGTGCAGCGGTAAGTACAGTATCACAACACACTGCAAGATTTCTTGAAAAAAAAGGTGCACAATTAAAAATAGAAGAAGGTTATCTTGAAGTAAAGGATATAGCAAAAGATGAATTTTCACAAACATTTGTTGAAGAGCTTTTAACGACTTTAAAAGACTTAGAAGAACAATTTGGAAGATTTATAAAAGTGGAGGTGAAGAATGATGAGAATTGA
- the rpmA gene encoding 50S ribosomal protein L27, translating into MRIDIQLFAKSSTAKNGRDSNPKFLGIKRSDGQKVLAGNIIVRQRGTKYWPGKNVGMGRDFTLFALKDGVVKFEVRNNRKYVSVYEVE; encoded by the coding sequence ATGAGAATTGACATACAGCTTTTTGCAAAAAGTAGTACTGCAAAAAACGGTCGCGATAGTAATCCTAAATTTCTTGGAATAAAAAGAAGTGACGGCCAAAAAGTTCTTGCAGGAAATATAATTGTTAGACAAAGGGGAACAAAATACTGGCCTGGAAAAAATGTAGGAATGGGTAGAGACTTTACCTTATTTGCATTAAAGGATGGGGTTGTTAAATTTGAAGTAAGAAACAATAGAAAATACGTGAGTGTTTACGAAGTAGAATAA